The Photobacterium sp. CCB-ST2H9 DNA segment ACGAACAAACCATTCAGGATGTCAAAGATGCGCCGGCAAGTTTGCTTTTTCATATGAGTAAAGCGGAGTGGGAAGCATCCGAAGCCCTGGCCTGAGTCAGCGGATATCAACGGGCTTTCTGCCACATCCCACCGTTGATGCCCACGCGGGTTCATGGCGTCTGTATCACCGTGCGTATCATCACACCGTCCTGAACCCGGTCACTGGGATAGGCGATCACTTGATCGCCGACGGAGAGCCCTGCCAGCACTTCGGCATACTGGCCTGTAAGATGGCCGATCTGAATGGCCTGCAAACGCGCGCGGCCATCGTCATCTCTGAATACGGCCCAGTCACGGCCATGACGAAAAATCGCAGCAATGGGAACACGCAGCACGTGATCGCCATGCCAGACTGCAATGCGCACATCCACCTGAAAACCGTGGCCAAGCGCCGCCCATTTGTCCTTTGGATCAGAAAAATCGATGAGCACGTTCACGCGCTGCTCCTCGATGCCAAGCGATGAAACTTTGGTGGTGCCTGCCAGTTCTATCCGGCGAACGGTGCCATTTAAGACGCCTGCGCCGCCCCAGTTATCGATATCCACGTGATCACCGGGCTGAATCCGCACGGCATCGCGCGATAACAGGTCAGCAGCGATTTCGAGATTGTCCGGATCGCCGGTTTCCATCAAAGGTGTCCCCGCCGCCACGACGGCTTCACTCTCCTGAAAAATCCGCAAAATTTTTCCATCGGCCGGTGCGATGATCTCGACTTGAGACTGCCGGACTGCTGCTGCCTCACCAGGTTGCAGCAGTGCAGCCTTCGCCTGCTGAAATTCAGCTTCTTTTTGCAACAGAACCGACTCTGCCGTCGTCAGTCCCGCTTCCGCCGCACGTAAAACCTGCCGGGCCTGATCCTGCCTGTCGATCGACACCGCATCCTTCTGCGCAAGTTTCCCGGCCCGCTTAAAATCAATCCGGGCATATTCGAGACGGGCTAAGGCGCTTTTCACCTGTGCCCTGGCTGCATCCCTTGACTCTTCCGCCGCATGCATGGCCGATGCACGTTCAAGTTGCGTCCGGGCATCCAGCAATGGTGACACCGCAGGCTGCAAAACCGCCAATACAGCACCGGTGGTCACGTCATCACCGGCATCTTTTTCAATCCGCAACAAACGGCCGGATACCGGCGCGGTCAGGGTATAGACCTCTTTCACGCGGGTGATGGCATCATCATCGACGGTTTCTGTCATAGGCCCTTCCGTCACCATCACGACTTCAACGTCGATCGCTCGGGGCCAGAACGCGAAGGTCAGACCAGCAACCAGCAACAAGATAAACAGTAAAGTCCAGCGGTATTTCCTGAACGGCATAGGCTATTCCCTTTCCTTGAGCACGCTGAGCAGGTCAAGCTCTCCCAGACGATAGAGCGCCAGCAGGCCGCTGAAAATGGCGGCAATCAAAATCACAAGCACGGCATAGCCATAAGTTGATGGTTCGATCGCAAACGGAATACGGTAAAGATCGGACGCAAAAAAAGTCACTATCAGCCGGACCAGTCCGTATCCGAGAATGCATCCCAAAGGCAGTGCCAGAAGAGTCAGCAACGCGACTTCGCCGCCCAGAATCCATGCGACTTCTCGTTGATGAAAACCAAGCACACGCAGCAGGGAAAACTCCCGGGAGCGTTCAATCAGGGTCAGGCGCGCATTGTTATACACGACCCCAAACGCCAGCACCGATGCAAACAGCACATAAAATGTCACGATGGTGAACAGGTTCTGCTGGATCAGCCTGCGAAACAGTGCCTCTGACACATCCAGCGCCGTAACACCGGCCACAAAAGGCATCTCTCTGATTTTCCTGTAAATAGATTCTAGTTTAGAGGCATCGACCGTGACGATCGCCGTATTCGCCACCGGTCCGTCACGAAGATAACGATTGAGTGTCGTCCGGCTGATGTATGCGGACAACCCGACGTATTCCTTGCTGACGCCGGTTACGGGAATCCGGAAATCCGGCATCCGGCCTTCCAGTATTTCAATGCGCATCAAGTCGCCCTGCCGAATATTCAGGTACCGGGCCAGCCATTCATTCAGCACAACGCCTTGTGCAGGCAAAAAGATTTTTCGACCGTCAATGTCCAGTGGCTGACTCAGTTCAGCGCCCGGATCCAGCCCCTGAATGGCCGTCCGTTTCGAAAGATGCCCGGCCACCAGACGGGCAGAGACATTGCGCTGTAACTCAACCTTCAGCACACCATCCAGATGGCGGATATCTGCTGCGGCGCTGTCTGGCCTGATTTCCGTAAAACTGATCGTCAAGTCCTGACGGTTATTGCGATGGAAAAACGATTCAAGCATGACATCAATCGAGTCGAAAAAATTCAGCGTCGACAGAAGCAAAGCGATCGACAGTGTCACCCCAAGCACAGTTAACCCCGAACGGAACGGCCAGCGCACAAGATGCCGCACCACCATTCGGCCGGATGGTGTGATCCCGCGAAACAGCCCTATTTTTTCGCCGAGCCCGGTCTGATACAGCGGTGGGGGCGGCGGTGCCATCGCAACAGCCGGTGGCAGCCGGACCGCCTTGCGAATCGCAGCCAGGGCGCCCAGACCAGCCGCGGCCAGACTGATTGTGGCCGCCCCGAGGAAAACCCCGGGGGTGATATGGTAACGCAGCACGGGAAACTTAAAATAGGCGATGTACAATTCCGCCATGCCGTGCCCCATCCACAGCCCTGAGGGCCAACCAATCAGAATCCCGACACAGGCTATAACCAGCGCCGTTTGCAAATAGTGAAATCCGATCGCGTTATCACTGTAACCGATGGCTTTCAGAAGACCGAGCTGTCCGCGCTCCGTTTCCACCAGTCGGCCGATGGCAATGTTCAGCAGAAAAACCGCGGTC contains these protein-coding regions:
- a CDS encoding efflux RND transporter periplasmic adaptor subunit yields the protein MPFRKYRWTLLFILLLVAGLTFAFWPRAIDVEVVMVTEGPMTETVDDDAITRVKEVYTLTAPVSGRLLRIEKDAGDDVTTGAVLAVLQPAVSPLLDARTQLERASAMHAAEESRDAARAQVKSALARLEYARIDFKRAGKLAQKDAVSIDRQDQARQVLRAAEAGLTTAESVLLQKEAEFQQAKAALLQPGEAAAVRQSQVEIIAPADGKILRIFQESEAVVAAGTPLMETGDPDNLEIAADLLSRDAVRIQPGDHVDIDNWGGAGVLNGTVRRIELAGTTKVSSLGIEEQRVNVLIDFSDPKDKWAALGHGFQVDVRIAVWHGDHVLRVPIAAIFRHGRDWAVFRDDDGRARLQAIQIGHLTGQYAEVLAGLSVGDQVIAYPSDRVQDGVMIRTVIQTP
- a CDS encoding ABC transporter permease, producing the protein MVIAMRALEKKLIRNLWQIRGQVLAIALVIAAAVAMIVLSSGTYRSLELTRNLYYEQYRFADVFASLKRAPDSTLAEIGQISGVVHASTSIREYALLDMPGVIEPVRGLFISLPEGVNPLNQLVLRSGHWPEADSTEQVLVHEAFAQAHDLHPGDPIHATIYGKQHHFTVAGIALSPEFVYALGPGDLIPDNKRFGIFWMNRDALASAGNLKGAFNEVALKLSPAANPDEVVAGLDRILRRYGGTGAFTREDQRSDSFISSELKELKSMTRIMPPIFLGTAVFLLNIAIGRLVETERGQLGLLKAIGYSDNAIGFHYLQTALVIACVGILIGWPSGLWMGHGMAELYIAYFKFPVLRYHITPGVFLGAATISLAAAGLGALAAIRKAVRLPPAVAMAPPPPPLYQTGLGEKIGLFRGITPSGRMVVRHLVRWPFRSGLTVLGVTLSIALLLSTLNFFDSIDVMLESFFHRNNRQDLTISFTEIRPDSAAADIRHLDGVLKVELQRNVSARLVAGHLSKRTAIQGLDPGAELSQPLDIDGRKIFLPAQGVVLNEWLARYLNIRQGDLMRIEILEGRMPDFRIPVTGVSKEYVGLSAYISRTTLNRYLRDGPVANTAIVTVDASKLESIYRKIREMPFVAGVTALDVSEALFRRLIQQNLFTIVTFYVLFASVLAFGVVYNNARLTLIERSREFSLLRVLGFHQREVAWILGGEVALLTLLALPLGCILGYGLVRLIVTFFASDLYRIPFAIEPSTYGYAVLVILIAAIFSGLLALYRLGELDLLSVLKERE